TTTCCCTGGAATGTCTGAATTCGCCGGATTTTTGACTTTTTTTTCCGAAAAAAAGGGGTTACGTTCTGGAGCTCGAGAAGAAAGGGCTCAGTTTTGTTCGGTCAGAATGGCATGCCTTGTCCAGAGGAGGGTCATGAGGCTGTTTTTCGCTCGATTTTCTCCAAGAGTTTCGTCATTTTGAAAGCGCGGGTGTCCCACCCGGAGAACTCCCCTGTTCTCTTCAAGGCTGATGCCGGAAGAGGAGGGAGCTCTCGGCGCCTAAGCTCTGGGAGGACGAGCTCTGTTCGGAAAATGAGGTTTCTGTTTTTTCGAGAAAACTCGGAGAGCCGTCCCATCACACGCCGTCAGGGTTTTTTCTCTGAAGGAGAGGGAGCATGCCCGGATTGGGTGTCCGGGGGAATTGTTTTCATCGACCCGAGCCCAAATTTTGCTCGCTCCCGGGATCCCACGGACGAACAGCGAGGAGCGCGAGGAACGTGATGACAGCCGTGATCGACAGATAATATCCAACGGCATTCAAGCCGTATTGGCCCGCCAGTCGCGTGGCAATATAAGGGGCCGGCGACGCGCCGGCGACTCCGGCGAGATTGAACGCGAGAGATGCTCCGGTATAGCGGATCGGAGTCGGAAAAAGCTCCGACAGAATGGTTCCGGCGGGTCCATAGGTCAGTCCGATGACCGAGAATCCCAGCACATAGAAAACCATGAGCCGCAGAAGGTGGTTTGGTTCCATCATCACTCCAAATCCGAAACCGAACAGGAAAATCAGGATCGTGGAGAGGATCATGGCTTCCCGGCAGCTTCGCCTGTCCGCATAATGGGACGAAACCGGAATCATGAGGGCGAAGCAGACGACGCCGGTCATCTGGACGAACAGAAGTGTTTCCTTGGGGTAATGAAGATGGCTCGTTCCCCACCCGAGGGTGAAAACGGTCATCAGGTAAAACATCACAAACGTGCTCAGAAGAGAAAAAATGCCCGTCACAAGAGAACCCGGGTGATGGAGAAGTACGGAAAAAAAAGGAAATCGGACTTTCCGGTTTGTCTCGATCACCCGGGAAAATTCCGGCGTTTCATAAACGCGCAGCCGGATCCACAACCCGACGACAACGAGGATGGCGCTCAAAAGAAACGGGATGCGCCATCCCCATTCCAGAAACTGGTTCCGTGAGGTGAAATGGGTCAGGAAAAGAAAGACCCCTGTTGACAGGATGAACCCCGCCGGAGCTCCGAACTGGGGAAACATTCCGAACCACCCTTTTTTCCCTTCGGGAGCGTTTTCTGTCGCCAGGAGAACGGCTCCACCCCATTCTCCTCCAAGTCCGAGACCCTGTCCCAGTCGGCAGACCGCCAGAAGAAGGGGTGCCAGAATTCCTGCTTTTGCATATGTCGGCAGGAGTCCGATCAGGATGGTGGAGAGCCCCATCGTCAGAAGGGAGACGACAAGGGTGGCCTTCCGGCCCATGCGGTCACCGAAATGCCCGAAAAGGGCCGCTCCGATCGGACGGGTGACAAAGGCCAGCGCGAAGGTGGCAAGAGACTGGAGCGTTGCGGTGGTCGGATTGCCCGGCGGAAAAAAGAGAGCCGGAAAGACCAGAACAGAAGCGGTTGCAAAGATATAGAAATCGAAAAACTCGATCGTGGTTCCTGCAAGACTTGCCAGAAGGATCTGGCTTTGTGTGGCTTTTGGGTGCATGTTTGTCACAGCTCTCCGCGCTTGTCGGAATCAGACCAAATGCTGGTCCTCTCAGGAATCATTCAGAAGATCCGGGGTTTCGGAAAAATAGCGTCTGAAAAAAAAGATTTTGTCTGCTGTTGTGAACAGAATTTCCGATTTTCGGACAAAAGAGGTGCGAAGTCAAAAGAGGCTCGCCAAACATGGCGATCAGAAGATTTTGGGAAGACATCATTTTTCGTCAGCAGCGTTCGTTTTCGTTCTTCGCGTGAGAGATGGGCCCCGATCACTCTTTTTTTGAACTCGCCGGGAGAACGCGTTTTCCGGAATGTTCCTCGTGCTGGCGGGGTTGTGGTTGCGGGATTGTCCAGGACTGTGTATCTATATTCTAGGGATGTTACCGGTGGGATCCTGTTTTCCTTCACGTTGTCCGGCGGATGTCGTCCGCCTTCGGGACCTCTTAACCGGAGTGGGCGTCCGTGTCCTTGACCATCACAAACCTCGAACTCCTCCTTGTGGTTGCTGCCGTCGCGTCGATCCTCGGCCGTCGCATCCGGATTCCCGACAGCGTCGCCCTTGTCCTGGCCGGCTCCCTCGTGACCCTTCTTCCCTACGCTCCGCGCATCCACCTGACCAAGGATCTGATCTTCGGTATTTTCCTGCCGCCACTGGTCTTTGAAGGGGCTCTCAGCATCCCCTGGAAAAAAATGGAGAGGGACCTTTTTCCCGTCCTGGTGCTGGCATCTCTCGGAGTGATCCTCTCCATGGGGATCACGGCGGCCGGAATGCACTGGGTTCTTCGCTGGCAGTGGCTTCCCGCCATGACGTTTGGCGCCCTCATCGCGACGACAGATCCGGTCGCCGTCATCGCTCTCTTCAAGAATCTCGGAGTTCAGGGAAGGCTTCGTCTCCTGGTCGAGTCAGAGAGCCTTTTCAATGATGTGGCAGGGGTGGTGGTGTTCGGTCTGGTTCTGTCCATGTCCGAACCCGGGTTCCATCCGAACGGCTTCGCCGGAATGTCCTGGCATATCCTTCTCCTCGGAGCCGGAAGCATTCTTTGCGGTTTTTTCGTGTCCTGGGGGACGCATCTTCTGGTGCGCCGGAGCGAGGACCGGACAGTCGGCAATCTTTTGACCTTTGTCGCCGCTTTCGGGTCTTTTACCCTGGCCGATTCGTTCCATCTGTCCGGAATTCTGGCCTGTGTTGTCACAGGGATTACGATCGGAAATTCCCATCCTTTTCCGGGATTCTCCAGGGAAGCAAGGGAATCGATGCTCTCTCTCTGGGAAACGGTCGCGTTCATTATCAATTCTGTGATTTTTGTTCTGATCGGGATCCGGATCGCACACGAGACATTCCTGTCGGACGCGCTGACCACTCTTGTCTCGATCGTCATCGTTCTCTTGAGCCGCGCCGGAACGGTCTATCCGATCTGCAGTCTTTTCCGTCGGGGACGATGGGAGATTCCCGTGCCCTTTCAGCATATCCTCTTCTGGGGGGGGATCCGTGGCCCGCTGGCCCTTGCGCTTTCCCTGGGGCTTCCGGAAGGCTTTCCTCTGAAAAACGAGATTGTCTCCCTCACCTTTGCGATCGTGGCCTTCTCTATCCTTATCCAGGGGCTGACGGTGGGACCGGCCATGAAAAAGCTGGGACTCTCCCCCCCGCGCGTCGAAGAGTCCCTGGAGAGACAAGACAGATAGCGCGCATTGATGTTTTGGAGACGTCCCGGTTCTCCGGAGGAGCGTCATGAAAAACTGGTTCGTGGCCCTCGGGGGTGTGCTCGGATACTTCGCCCTTATTTTTCTCTATACCCTGGGAGCCTATTTACTCGTCCGGAGTCCTCCCTGGTTTCGGTATCTGTTCGGATTCTCCAGCCTCTCTATCTTTTTCGGGTTGCTCGCCCGGACATTTCATTGGGCTTCGGTTGCCCACATCGTACTTGCCGAAAGCATTCTGATCGGAGGAGGAACCCTCTTTTCGCTTTTTTGGGCTTTTTTTTCGAAAAAGAGGCCGGATCCGGGAGGGGGAGCGCAGCGTTCTCCGGAAGAACGGCCGGGAAAGTCCGACAGTCCGGCGACGTTTCTTCCTGCAGAGGGCGGTGACGAAGAGGCAGACCTGCCGGTTTCACGCGTCAGGGAGGAAATCGGGACACTTCTGGACGCCGGTCTCTCGGTGCTGGTTTATGGCCCGACCGGATCGGGCAAAACATCCGGTGTGTTGATGGAATGTTTGCGGGAGAGACAGGCAGGTGACGCAGAGCGGTCCATTCTTCTGATTTCCTGTTCGGACGGAATGGAGGACTATGATCTCCTGAACCGCCCGGTTCCGGCTTCTCCGCAGGAGAAGGCCCGGACTCTCCGGGCGATGGCGAGGGAACATCCGGATGTCCGGATCGGCAGTCTGTCCCGCCTGTTCGGGGACTGGGACCGCGCGGAAGGTCCTCTCCGCTCGGCTTTTCGGAGAGCGGCCGGAGGGGAACGACTGACGATTGTCTTTGACGAGCTGAACCGGTCTTCGGTGTCCGCTCTGAACCTGATCCTGAAGGTCATGGATCCGGTTCTCGGCCATTATGAGCTGTTCGACTTCACGACCGGAGAGCGTCTCTCATGCCCGCTGGACAGGCTCGTCTTCTGCGCCACCTGCAACATGGGGGAAGGGTACGGGCAAACGCGCGAGCTGGACTGGTCACTCCTCGACCGCTTTCCGGGTGTTGTGTTTATGGATTATGATGCCCGGCTTGAAAAACAGATGCTGATGGATCTGGGGGTCCCCCCTGATCTGGCCGGTCGCATGGTCCATGTTGCGCTGGCCCTGCGGGAAGCACACCGGACGGGAAATCTGGCAGCGCCGCTGTCCACCCGGCATCTGAAAAACTGGGGACGGCTGGTGGCCGACGGAGCGGATCCGGAAAACATTGCCCCCTGCCTGTGGGTCAACCGTCTGGTGTCGCACGACCGTCTCGGTTTCCCCGACAAAGATCAGGTTCACGGGATTCGGGAGGTTCTGGGACGGACATTCCGGGGTGGAAGAAAATCCTGAGGATCCTGGAGGAACCGGGCGATGTTGCCCGATTCCCTCCAGGGAAGAAGATCTCGCCCGGTTATTCGACGACGATGTCCTTGCCGTTGGGGCGCAGTCCGGTTTTGGGGATCGGTCCGACAACGACGGTTACGAGGTGTCCGGGGTGGAGAAGTGTGGAAGCGGCTTTCTCCACGGATTCCGGCGTGACCTTCCGGATGCTGTCCGGATAGTCGGTGAAGTAACCGAGGCCCAGATCATAAGCCTCGATATACAGGAGAAGAGACGCGATCCGGTCGTCCGTATCCACACGGAAAGGGAACTGGCCCAGAATATTGTTTCGGGTCGTTTCGACCTCCCGGGCGGTGACCGGCTTCGTTTTCATGTCGCGCAGCAGTTTTTGGGAAAGGGCGATGACCTTTTTGGTATTGGGAGCGAATGTCTGAAAGACAACAAAGAATGGACCTGCGTGTCTTTCGGCGTCAAATCCGCTGTAAATGTAGTAGACAAGGCCGTTTTTCTGGCGAACGACATGATTCAGACGCGATGTTGTCGTCCCGCCCAATATTTCGTTCATGACAAGCGCACTGTAGAACGAGGGATCGTTTCGCCGGATCCCGGGCGTTCCCATCATGACCATGGCCTGGGCAAACTGGGGCCTGTTGACCAGGATCGTTTTCGCGGATGGAGGAGGTGCTGAGGTGTTGCGCTCTGTCATGGGTTGGGGAGATCCCGGTGTGGCCGGTTTCCAGGAACCAAAGACGGATTTGACGAGATCCAGGGCCTTTTCCGGCGTGATATCTCCCGCAAAGGTGATGATCGTTCGGTCCGGACGATACTCGGTCTGATAGAAGGTCCGGATGTCCTGGAGAGTAATACGGGACACCGAATGAAGGGTTCCCGAGGACGGATGTCCATAGGGCCCGTTTCCATAGAGAGTCTTGTAGAAAAGATTCCGCGCGACGGGGCCGGCGTGGTCTTTTTCGTCCATGAGACCGGCTCTGGCCTGGAGCAGATTGTGCTGAAATTCCTTTTCCGGGAAGACCGGGTTCAGGACCATATCGGCAGCCACTCCGAACAGGGAGGGAAGGTCCGAGGTCAGCACCTTGCCGGAGACCGTCGTCATGTCCCGGCCCGCTGCGGCTTCCAGACTCCCCCCGGTTTCGTCGATCTCCCGGAAGAGCGTCAATGCGTCCCGGGTGGTTGTGCCACGGTTCAGGAGGGAGGCGGTCAAGTCGGCAACACCGCCTTTCCCGACGGGATCCCGGGACGATCCGGCGAGGATTCCGATCCGGAACGAGACGACGGGGACGACCGGCCGGGGAAGGACGACGACCACCACGCCGTTGGGAAGTGTGGCACGATAGACATGGCTGTGAATGACCGGAACGTCCCTGGATTCAAAGGGGGAAGAGGGAGGTGCGGGGGGAGCGGTGGCGAGAGTGGCAGGAGTGGTGTCCGCGCATCCTGAAAGAAAGAGGGCCGTTGCCAGAGCGAGGCATAAACGGATTGGATTCTCCGGTTTCATAGGGGCTCCTTCCTGAAGTGGCCTGTTTTATCGGACAATTCTGTTGGGTCGCGCGAACGATGGATTGCGGGGAGCTCCCGTCGGGTAGAGATATCCGATCGTTTCGTTCGAGCGGATCAGATAGGTCCGGGCGACGCGACGGACGTCCTCCGCCGAAACCTGACGGATCCGGTCCACATAGGTGTCCAGGTAATCCAGCGGAACACCGATACTGGCCATTTCCCCCAGCATCATCCCCAGTCCGAACGTGGATTCCTGGCTCATCAGATAAGAGGAAATGACCTGTTTTTTAGCCCGTTCCAGTGCGGCAGGACTCACGTCCGTCTTCTGGAGGGAGAGGATCACGTTTTCGAATCGTCTCCGGAGGACAGGGGGTTTGACCTTCGGAAGACCCTGCGCATAGAAGTAGAACAACGCCGGACCTTTCGTCAGGGGTTCGTAGTCTCCTTCCGCATCCACCGCAACGGCGTTCTGGTAGACCATGGTGCGATAGAGAATGGAAGAGCGCCCTCCCGAGAGGAGGGTCGAAAGGACCGTCAGGGCGTAGGAATCGGGACTTTTGAAGTTGGGGACGTGGAACGCCATCATGGTGACTGGCAGCATGGCCGGTTTGTGCACAACCGTGAACCGCAGACCTTTCTGGACCGGTTCGGCGGGAATTTTGGGGTTGGGGGCGGATCCGGCCGGAAGGGAGCCAAAGGTCTGCCCGACCTGGCTTACGAGTTCCGGTCCGTTCACAGGTCCCACCACGATGATGGTGGCGTTGTTGGGCATATAGTACGTCCGGTAATAATGCTTGAGGTCCGACCGCGACAGATGCCGGATGTCCGGTTCCCACCCGATCACGGGGTTATGGTAGGGATGGACGCGGAACGCTTTGGCATAGACCTGCTCCACCAGCTTCTGCGTCGGATCGTCATAGTCGTTCCTTCGCTCTTCCAGAACGATCCGGCGTTCCCGCTCCAGCTGTTGATTGGAGAGAAGAAGATTGTTCATGCGGTCCGATTCGATCTTCTCTCCGATCGTGATGTATCGGGGAGCCGTGTTTTCAAAGTAGGCGGTGAAGTCATAGTCTGTAAACGCGTTGCTTTGTCCGCCCACCGCGTTGATCTTCTTGTCGAGGACACCATGCGGGTACCGGGGCGTTCCGGTGAACATCATGTGTTCGAGAAAGTGCGAGATTCCCGTTTTTCCGCGCTGTTCATCAATGGAGCCAACCTTGTACCAGACCTGGAAGGTGACAATCGGAGAATAGGGATCCTCGACGTAAATCAGCCTCAATCCGTTCGGATATGTGTGAAGAACGGGTGTTGGATGGAATCCGGATGCCGGGAAGGCGTCGGATGTGGCCATCCCTTTCGCCGGAAGGAAAAAAAGGTTGAGAATCAGGGCGAAAAAAACGCCCGGCAGGAGGATGGGGAAGAAAAGGGATCTGTGGTCAGTTTGCGAGCGGGACATCCGGTTCTCCTTCGGCGAAGGTCAGTCCAGGAGGGCCCCGTCCGTCGGACGGAGCCGGTTGGTCAGACGGGTCTTTTTTCTTCCAGGTCCAGAAGTTTGACCCAGGTCGTGATGTCGGTTCTCCCCGGGGCGAGACTGTCCCGTACGGAACGGAAATAGTCCCACTTTTCAGGGGAATCCGGGCTCCGGGATTCGTATTCCCTGTTGAACGATTCGACTTCTTTGGGATTTTTCGAGCGGGGCGACTGGGAATGGACCCAGGCGAGCATGTCCTGGTCCTGCGGACGGGATTTGACCGCTTCCGCGAACTTTTCGTGGTCGAGCCCAAAAAAGGAAAAGAAGGCCTGATCCAGGGGGCAGTTGTAGGTGTATTCCCCCAGCGTTCCGGCCACGTGAGCCCGGGCCTTGTCAATCACTCTTTTCAGGTGATCCATGCCCCCCAGACGGTCGACAGGGCTTCTTGGAAACTGTTTTGTCAGGTCCATGATTCCTCCTGATGGATTTTTCAAAACTCCGGAAAATTTGGATGCAGGCTGAATTGTAACCCTTAACAGCATGTCGGGCAAGACGGGACGCTATCCGATTTTCGGGGAGAGCGTTCTCTGCTCGGCGGACGCCGGGGTGTGTCCGGAGGAATCGCCAAGCGTGATCCGGTAGACGGGAGACAAACGGCAGGGGAGATCGAGCTTTTTGGCGCGTCGAATGCCCTGGTTCTGGACGTCGCCCTGGATGTTCAGAACGGAGACCTCGGGGAACAGGGCAAAAAAATGGTGCGTCAGGAGGACGGAAATCCCTGTCAGCCCGGGCTCCCGGGCCTCCAGGAACTGAATGGCTCCGCGACGGTCCGGAAGAACGGCGAACCAGGCGATTCCGAGGACCCGATCCTGCGACAGAACCAGAAGCCCCGACAATCCAAGATCCCGGGAGGAGGAGAGCGCTTTTTCGTGCGCCCGAATCTGGTCTTCCAGGAGAATTTTTTCCTGGTCTCCGCGCATTTTCCGCTCTCTCTCCCGGCGAAAACGTGCGAGCAGTTCGTGGGCGCTTTTCCGGTACAGGGGATCCCAGGGCAGGACCCGCGCGTCCGGGACGATTTTCGACAGGCGATTCCGTTCCCATCGATGGGTTTTGTGCCGGGGACCGGAGAGGGTTTTCCAGTCGGAAGCACACAACAAAAATTCCGTTTCGGTGAGTTCCGGTGTCGGGAATCCCTGCAGTTTCGAGGCGTCCGGGACCCCGTCCAGATAGGACGGAATCCCGTTGTTCCTTTCGAGGAGGATTTCGGAGACGGAACGCCAGAAGGATGGTTCCCTGAGCGTCCTGCCGGAAGGACCCTCCGGCAACAGTGTCCAGGGGGGAGGGGCCGGAAGAAAAGTGTACCCGTCGCTTTCAACGGCCAGAAAGGAGTTCCCTTTCCAGGTCCCCTCCAGATAAGTCAGACCCCTGTCAAAAAGGAGAAGAGAAAGAGGGTGGGCATTTGACAGGGCGGGGAGCAGTCTGTCCGGAAGAAGCGATCCCATGCGTTCCCGCAAAAAAACGGGATCGCTTTTCAGCGGTTGAAAAAGAACGGGGGTTCCCATCAGCCGGAGGATTCGTCGAGCGGGAGCAGGAGAATGCGTTCGGGAAAGGTGTCCAGGGCAAACTGGCGGGATAGCGCTTGTTTTTGGGAGGCGGACCAGACATTCCAGAACCGGTCGCGAAGGTCCCGCGCCTTTTCCTGAAACCAGGCGAGAGGTTTCTGTTCGGCGTAAGGGCATGTGGTATCCAGGGCGATGGAGGGCCTTCCGTTGTCGAGCGTAAAAACCAGAGGATAGATCCGGCAGTCGAGGGGATGGTCCGGCCAGCTCCGGCAGGAGGAGCTGGCCTCATCGAGACGGGAACATGTCCAGACCGGAAGACCTTCACAATCCCCTTGGATCAGATGAAGCGGTTCTCCCGACGGATTGAAGGCGAGGGGAAGGAGAGGGATCTCCCCCCGGCCGGCGAAAGGCGTCATTTCCGGGGGAGAGAGGAAGTGGCAGCATTGACGGCAGGACTGGCAAAGGGTATGGGGAACGTCCAGAAAAGGCATCTTATTTCCGTGTGGCCAGAACGCGGTCCGGATCATCGTGCAGGAAGCGGGAGAACAGGCGCCTCTCCATCTCCTCGAGCAGCGGGAGAAGGGTCGTTTTATCCAGCGCGGCCACCTGGAAAGCGTCCGGGAACCGGACGGACAGAATGTCCCGTTCGGCGGGGGACAGGCAGTCTGTCTTGTTCAGGATCAGGATTCTGGGGATGCGGTCGATCTCCATCTCTTTCAGAAGTTCTTCCACCCGCTGGATCTGTTCTTCCATCTTCGGATGGAACGCGTCCGCGACATGCAGGAGAAGATGGGCGTCCTTGAGTTCGTCGAAGGTCGCCAGAAAGGCACGGCGAAGATCTCCCGGAAGGTTCCGGATAAACCCCACCGTGTCCGTCAGGATGATCTCCCGTTCTCTCGGGAAGCGAAGACGTCTTGTCGTAGGGTCCAGCGTGGCGAACATCCTGTTTTCCGTTAGGACGGAGCTTCCCGTCAGCTGGTTCAGGAGGGTCGATTTTCCGACATTGGTATACCCGACCAGAGAAACGATGGGAACATCCCGTTCTTTCCGGCGCTCCTTCCGGTTCTGTCGCTCGAGTGCGACCCGATCAAGTTTTTCGGACAGGTGGCTGATGCGGTCCCGAACCCGTCGTCGATCCTCTTCAAGACGGGTTTCGCCGGGCCCCCGTCCCCCGATCCCTCCTGTCAGGCGGGAAAGAGCAGTGGAGCGTTTTTCGAGGCGGGGGAGAAGATACCGCAGCTGGGCCAGTTCGACCTGGAGTTTTCCGTCGCTGGAATGGGCCCGCCGGGCAAAAATATCGAGGATCAGCTGGGTCCGGTCGATGACCTTCAGCTCTGTCATGTCCGCGATGGTTTTCACCTGGACGGGAGAGAGGTTCTGCTCGAAAATGATCAGGCTGGCCTGGACGTGCAGAGCATGGATGATCAGGCTCTTGAGCCTGTTCCGGCTCAGGAGCGTGCTGGGGTGGTAGGAGGCGATCCGCTGGATCTCCTTTCCGAGGACGTCGACCCCTGCTGAGAGGGCCAGTTCTTCCAGCTCCTGGACGTTTTCCTCCTGGGAAGCGACCGAGTCCGGGGAAGCCGAGACCAGAATGGCCCGTTCCCGTTCGGAAAGATGGTGCCTCGAGGAGGTCCGGACCCGACGCATTTCTTCTTCGATGGACCGGATTCGTTCGTGACCCTCCAGGTTTCGCGGGGTGACGCGAAGGTTTGCTTCGAGAGTCCACGGGAGAGGGGCTTTCGGGTCGGGATCAAGAGTCGCAAGCGAAAAACTGTCCACCTGGGGGAGTCGGGGTTTCATATGGACGACAATCTGGGCGTCCAGCCGGAGCAATGCGAGATCGTTCAGGTCGTCTTGAGAAAGAGGCTCTCCCTTGATGTGCGTGTGCACGAGGGACAGTCCCCTGAGCAGATGATCTCCGCCACGGGAAGCCGGGAGCTTTTCGATATAAATGTCCTGGGGTGTTCCGACAAGGACATCTTCGACGGTGCCTTCCCTGGACAAGAGAATGCCGATCTGGCGCCCCGTTTCATGGCTGATCTCGGCCATCTGGTTCATCAATTCCGCCGTTACCCACAAATCGGGGGGGACTTTTCGTCTGAACAGACGCGACAATGTCTGAAGATGGCTGGGCTTGAGGCCTTTGGTATTTCCGTTTACCAGGGAAATGGGACGTCCCCCTCCCGCCTGTCGATGCGTTTCAGACCCAAGAAATAGGCACACCGGGAATCGTCGAGATCGTTGAAGAAAGTCCGTTCCTGTCCGTCTTCGAAAGTAATCCGGACGTAGGCGGCTCCACCCGGTATCGTGGACGTGGAGATTTCGAGAACCGAACCGCGTCCCCATTCCGGATAGTCGCGGTGCGCGACCGACTCCCCGGGACGAAGAAAGAGCCTCGGTCCGGCGTTCATGCCTGAAAGCTCCCGGCTGTCGGACAGGAGACTCTCACCGGGGTCTCCGGGTCAGAAGACGTTTTTTGTAGATGGGGTTGTCCGGGCAAAGCCCTGCTGCTTCCTTGAGTTCCTGAAATCCCAGCTGATCCCGGTCGAGAGCCAGATCCGCAAGACCGTTCCAGGACAGGATGCGCGGATCTTTTGGCGATTTGGCCAGGGCTTTCCGGAAGCGTTTTTCCGCCTTCACGTAGGACCCCCCGACAAACCAGGGTTTGTAATAATCTTCGAGTCCCCTGGACAGGTTGGAATCCGGATCGTCCGGCTCCAGGGCCAGGGCCTGGCTGTTCGCCCGGCTGGCCAGTTTTCCGTAGCGCATGCCGGCAGGGAAATGGAGGTATTGGGTTTTCAGAAGGTCCAGCATGCCTTCCATCGCCCACGGCCAGGACACACCGGGGTTGTCGGTTTCGGCCTGGTGTGCCGAGAGGATTCCCGCGTCGATCGTCTGCAGGCCCTCTTTCCTGGCCCCCTTGATCGTTTTGTTGTCCCGGAGAAGCCGGGCTTTCAGGATCAGGAGTTCCAGTCGCGAGTGCAGTGCCGGATTCTCCGAAAGATCCTTGTCGATCTGGGTCAGATTCGGATGACAGTCGAGGGCGTGAACATCGATGGGCGTATTCTGGGAGGGCCCGTTTGGGAGATTGGTCGCGGAAAGAGCGTTTCGCGACAAAAGAAGAAAGAGGATCAGTGCGGTGAAAACTGCCGGTCTAAGAAACATGTTCATGGAGAAGCATTTTCAGATCGGGTCCCATTCTGGACCGGTGGAGGATTTTGTCGACGCCTGCCTGTTGACCCCGGCGAAGACTGTCCTGATCGGTATGGAAGGAAATACCGACCAGTGTGGTTTTTTCCTTGCGACGGCGAAGCGTTTCGGAAAGGGGGAATACCTCGTCCTTGAGAGCGGAAAGATCGAACACTGCTACGATTGTCCCTTCAAGAGACAGGGCTGCCACTTTTCCCGGGTCTTCCTGCCGGAACGTCCATCCTTCCGAGAGAGCCGCCTGGCGGATGGGGCCGGACAGGAACAGATCCTTTCCAAGATAGACGACGATTTTTTCCGAGGATTTATTTTCTGTCAACGCGGCCCCTTCCCTCTGGATGGTTATTCGCGGGTAAAAGACGGGATTCCCCCCCCATATAAGGCCGCAGGACCTCCGGGATAACGACAGAGCCGTCCTGCTCCTGAAAATTTTCAAGAATGGCGGCGATGGTGCGTCCGATAGCAACACCGGAACCGTTCATCGTATGGACGAGGCGAGGTTTCCCACCCCCTCGGGGACGATAGCGGATCCCGGCCCGTCGCGCCTGAAAGTCTTCGAAGTTCGAACAGGAGGAGATTTCCCGGTAGACCCCCTGGGCTGGCATCCAGACTTCGAGATCGTAGGTCTTGGCCGAAGAGAATCCCAGATCGCCCGTGCAAAGGGCGATGCGCCGGAACGGAAGTCCGAGTCCTTCCAGAATCTGTTCGGCGTCCTGGGTCAGTTCTTCGAGGTCGTCGTAGGATGTATCGGGAGAGGTCAGCCAGACGAGTTCGACTTTTTGAAACTGGTGCTGACGAATCAGGCCTCGCGTGTCCTTTCCCGCCGCCCCGGCTTCCCGGCGGAAACAGGTGGTGGAGGCCACATATTTGAGCGGAAGGTCTTCCGCTTCGAGAATCGAATCCCGGTTCAGGTTGGTGACGGGGACTTCGGCTGTCGGGATCAGGACGAGATTGTCTTCGGGGATCTGAAAGCTTTCCTCCCGGAATTTTGGAAACTGACCGGTTCCTTCCATCATTTCCGGCCGGACGAGAAGCGGGACGGAAACTTCCGTATACGCTTTTCCGGAACGTCGGGTCCTCCCGGAGGCGGTGTGTGTGTCCAGCATCCAGGACGTCAGGGCGCGTTCGAGCCGGGCCCCCTCTCCCGTGAGGACTGAAAATCGGCTTCCGGAGAGGACGGCCGCCCGGTCGAAGTCCAGAATGCCCAGA
The sequence above is drawn from the Leptospirillum ferriphilum ML-04 genome and encodes:
- a CDS encoding MFS transporter, whose translation is MHPKATQSQILLASLAGTTIEFFDFYIFATASVLVFPALFFPPGNPTTATLQSLATFALAFVTRPIGAALFGHFGDRMGRKATLVVSLLTMGLSTILIGLLPTYAKAGILAPLLLAVCRLGQGLGLGGEWGGAVLLATENAPEGKKGWFGMFPQFGAPAGFILSTGVFLFLTHFTSRNQFLEWGWRIPFLLSAILVVVGLWIRLRVYETPEFSRVIETNRKVRFPFFSVLLHHPGSLVTGIFSLLSTFVMFYLMTVFTLGWGTSHLHYPKETLLFVQMTGVVCFALMIPVSSHYADRRSCREAMILSTILIFLFGFGFGVMMEPNHLLRLMVFYVLGFSVIGLTYGPAGTILSELFPTPIRYTGASLAFNLAGVAGASPAPYIATRLAGQYGLNAVGYYLSITAVITFLALLAVRPWDPGSEQNLGSGR
- a CDS encoding M16 family metallopeptidase, encoding MKPENPIRLCLALATALFLSGCADTTPATLATAPPAPPSSPFESRDVPVIHSHVYRATLPNGVVVVVLPRPVVPVVSFRIGILAGSSRDPVGKGGVADLTASLLNRGTTTRDALTLFREIDETGGSLEAAAGRDMTTVSGKVLTSDLPSLFGVAADMVLNPVFPEKEFQHNLLQARAGLMDEKDHAGPVARNLFYKTLYGNGPYGHPSSGTLHSVSRITLQDIRTFYQTEYRPDRTIITFAGDITPEKALDLVKSVFGSWKPATPGSPQPMTERNTSAPPPSAKTILVNRPQFAQAMVMMGTPGIRRNDPSFYSALVMNEILGGTTTSRLNHVVRQKNGLVYYIYSGFDAERHAGPFFVVFQTFAPNTKKVIALSQKLLRDMKTKPVTAREVETTRNNILGQFPFRVDTDDRIASLLLYIEAYDLGLGYFTDYPDSIRKVTPESVEKAASTLLHPGHLVTVVVGPIPKTGLRPNGKDIVVE
- a CDS encoding CbbQ/NirQ/NorQ C-terminal domain-containing protein, yielding MKNWFVALGGVLGYFALIFLYTLGAYLLVRSPPWFRYLFGFSSLSIFFGLLARTFHWASVAHIVLAESILIGGGTLFSLFWAFFSKKRPDPGGGAQRSPEERPGKSDSPATFLPAEGGDEEADLPVSRVREEIGTLLDAGLSVLVYGPTGSGKTSGVLMECLRERQAGDAERSILLISCSDGMEDYDLLNRPVPASPQEKARTLRAMAREHPDVRIGSLSRLFGDWDRAEGPLRSAFRRAAGGERLTIVFDELNRSSVSALNLILKVMDPVLGHYELFDFTTGERLSCPLDRLVFCATCNMGEGYGQTRELDWSLLDRFPGVVFMDYDARLEKQMLMDLGVPPDLAGRMVHVALALREAHRTGNLAAPLSTRHLKNWGRLVADGADPENIAPCLWVNRLVSHDRLGFPDKDQVHGIREVLGRTFRGGRKS
- a CDS encoding cation:proton antiporter, with product MSLTITNLELLLVVAAVASILGRRIRIPDSVALVLAGSLVTLLPYAPRIHLTKDLIFGIFLPPLVFEGALSIPWKKMERDLFPVLVLASLGVILSMGITAAGMHWVLRWQWLPAMTFGALIATTDPVAVIALFKNLGVQGRLRLLVESESLFNDVAGVVVFGLVLSMSEPGFHPNGFAGMSWHILLLGAGSILCGFFVSWGTHLLVRRSEDRTVGNLLTFVAAFGSFTLADSFHLSGILACVVTGITIGNSHPFPGFSREARESMLSLWETVAFIINSVIFVLIGIRIAHETFLSDALTTLVSIVIVLLSRAGTVYPICSLFRRGRWEIPVPFQHILFWGGIRGPLALALSLGLPEGFPLKNEIVSLTFAIVAFSILIQGLTVGPAMKKLGLSPPRVEESLERQDR
- a CDS encoding M16 family metallopeptidase, which codes for MSRSQTDHRSLFFPILLPGVFFALILNLFFLPAKGMATSDAFPASGFHPTPVLHTYPNGLRLIYVEDPYSPIVTFQVWYKVGSIDEQRGKTGISHFLEHMMFTGTPRYPHGVLDKKINAVGGQSNAFTDYDFTAYFENTAPRYITIGEKIESDRMNNLLLSNQQLERERRIVLEERRNDYDDPTQKLVEQVYAKAFRVHPYHNPVIGWEPDIRHLSRSDLKHYYRTYYMPNNATIIVVGPVNGPELVSQVGQTFGSLPAGSAPNPKIPAEPVQKGLRFTVVHKPAMLPVTMMAFHVPNFKSPDSYALTVLSTLLSGGRSSILYRTMVYQNAVAVDAEGDYEPLTKGPALFYFYAQGLPKVKPPVLRRRFENVILSLQKTDVSPAALERAKKQVISSYLMSQESTFGLGMMLGEMASIGVPLDYLDTYVDRIRQVSAEDVRRVARTYLIRSNETIGYLYPTGAPRNPSFARPNRIVR